Below is a window of Nitrospira sp. DNA.
AGTCATCCTGATCCGCCAGAGACTTTCCTCTGGAGCTTGTGACCAAATACCCGTGGCCTATGTTTGCTGCAATTTCGCCACCGTCACACCATCCCCGCCTTCGGCTCGATCTCCTGGGCGAAACTCGGCTACATAAGGCGACTCTTTGAGATACTCGCGCAGGACGGATTTGAGACGACCGGTTCCATGCCCATGGATGATGCGGAGGTACGGAGCGCCATGAAGAGTCGCCCGATCCAATGCCGCGACGACCTGATCGAGCGCCTCATCAGCCGCTTGCCCTCGCACGTCCACCACCGTCTGTTCGTCGAGTCCAAGCCCTCCACCAGTTGGAAACCGGCGGGCATTTTCCGACGGTGCAGCGGATACCTCGGAAGCCGATTCGCCCGCCAGACCGACGAGATTCGAGACAGTCGCCAGTACTTCTCCTTCTCCAACTTTAACCCGCACGCGTTTCTTCCCTTGAGGCGTTTCCAATAAACTCCCCGTCATGCCCAAACCGGCTATTTCCACCGTATCGCCGATACCAAGTTGCTCAAGCGGAATCGACTTGCCGGCCGGAGCAAGCTCCTGCCTAGTTTGCGTCTCCAACTCATGCAACCGCTGTTTCGTCTCCTTGGCCTTGATGAGCTTCTGCTCGCGCTTCAAGGAGTCAACGGTGGCCTGCACTTCCGCCCGAGCCCGTTGAAACTGCTCGCCGATTTTCTTCTTGAGCCCTCGTCGAGCTTCCTGTTCCGTTTCCTGCAGTTGCGCCCGAAGGACTTGTGCTTCTCGGGCCGCTTGTTCGGCCTCTTGCCTGGCTCGCTGAGCCTTCTCGGTATCCTCAATCAGTTGGCGTTGCTTCCGCTGCAAATCAGCCATCAACTCATCGAGCCGTTGGCCATCGCGATGAAGTCGCTTCCGCGCCTCGCCCAATATACTTTCGTCCATACCGAGGCGGCCCGCGATCTCCAAGGCGGACGAGCCGCCTGGGATCCCGATGAATAATCGGTAGGTAGGCGCCAACTGCTCCACGTCGAATTCCACGCTGGCATTCGCAAAGCCAGAGGTCGTCTGCGCGAGCTCTTTGAGCGCACCGTAATGCGTGGTCGCCACCACTTTCATGTTCAATTCAGCTAGACGACAGAGCAGTGCCTCTGCCAAAGCCGCCCCTTCTTGCGGATCGGTTGAAGTCACCGGCTCATCGAGAAGCACAAGCGAGCGGGGCGCGGAGCAGTCGTTTGATGTCGGTCGGGCGGCCCTCTCGGAAAGAATCCGGATCATATGGGTCATGTGGGCGGAAAAACTGGACAGATCGCGGCTCAAGTCCTGTGCATCGCCGATATCGGCGTACAGGTCGATAAACAGCGCCATCTCGGAGTCCGGAGTACAGGGAAGATGCAGTCCGCCCCGCACCATGAGCGCAAACAATCCGACGATCTTGAGCGTGACAGTCTTTCCTCCCGTATTCGGCCCGGAGATCACCAGGACACGGATCGTTTCATCCAGGTGAAGGTCGTTCGCGACAACCTGATCTTTCGCGATGAGCAGCAACGGATGCCGCGCCCGCTTGAGCATGATGCGGCCATCTTCATTCAATGCAACTGGGTTGCACTTCAACCGGCGACTCATCTCCGCCCTTGCTTTGATCACATCACATTCGGCCAACGCCCCCACCCCTTGGTCGATGTCTTCCGCTTTGGAGGCCACCAATCCGCTGAGTTCCCGCAAGATGCGATGCACCTCCCGCTCAATCCCCAGATCCGCCACCTTGATGGAATTGTTCAGTTCGACCAACTCCCGCGGCTCCAGAAAGATGGTTGCCCCGCTGGCCGACACATCGTGGACAATCCCGGGGATTCTTCCCCGCATATCCGCCTTCACCGGCACGACATAGCGTCCTTCTCGCTGGACAAAATACGACTCTTGAAGCACCTCTTCATAGCGTTTGGAATGGAGGATCTGCTCCAGACGCTGCCGCATCTCCTGTTTCAGCTCCTGAGCCTGGTGAGTCAGGCGTCGCAGATCCGGCGAAGCCGTGTCTTTCATAGAGCCGTCGGATTGGATCGCGCCCTCGATAGCCCTCAAGATTCCGCGCAAACTTCTAGTGGTGCTGTGCAGCGGAGACAAGACGTGGGCCAGGGCTTGAGTCTCATCTTTATGAGACTCGGCGTATCGCTCCACCTCTGCCATGAGGGCGAACACAACCGCACAGTCTCGCAACTCACCGGCCTCAAGCGTTCCTCCCTTCCGGGATCGAGTCAGCTGCTCACGAATATCGGGAAATGACAGCGTAGGCATCGGATCACTCCCGTCCAGCAAACCGGCCATCTCGGTCGTCTCTTGTTGGCGCAGGCGAGCATCCGCCAGATCGCTCGATAAGGAAAGCGACCGGCACTGAGCAGCTCCGATCGTCGACTGTGCATGTTGTGCGAGAAGGTCCAACAGCCGAGGCCACTCTAAGGCCTGTGCTGCATGTTCAGATAATGTCTCGTTCACGTGAGCCTCCTGGCCCGTCTGACTTCATTTTGGACGCTAACCAAGTGTCTTGACAAGGAGGAGAGCGCGTCGATAGTATCGCAGTTCGTGCTGTACCATCCGGGTGTCTTCAACCAATATATTTGCATGTAGAGGATTACGCTATGTCCATTCGTGTTGGAATCAATGGATTCGGACGTATCGGGCGCAATGTGCTGCGCGCCTCGATGGGCGACAAAGATCTGCAGATCGTCGCCGTCAACGATCTCACGGACGCCAAAACGCTCGCTTATCTCCTCAAGTACGACTCGGTGCACGGCACCCTTCCGGCAAGTGTGGAGGCCAAGGAAGACCACATCCTCGTGGATGGGAAACCTATTAAAGTGCTCGCGATCAAAGACCCAAAGGAATTACCCTGGAAGGCGCTGAACATCGACGTTGTCATCGAATCGACCGGTCGATTTACCGACCGGGAAGCGGCGGGCAAACACCTGTCTGCCGGAGCCAAGCACGTGATTATCTCGGCACCGGCGAAAGATCCCGATGTGACCATCGTACTCGGCGTGAACGACGACAAGTTCGACCCGAAATCGCATCATATTGTGTCCAACGCCTCCTGCACGACCAACTGCCTGGCGCCTGTTGCCAAAGTTTTGTTGGAAACGTTCGGTATCAAGCATGGAATTATGACCACGATCCATTCCTACACCAACGATCAGCAGCTGCTCGACCTTCCACATAAGGACCTTCGACGCGCCCGTGCAGCCGGCATGTCGATGATTCCCACCAGCACCGGCGCAGCCAAAGCGCTGCATCTCGTCATTCCTGAACTCAAGGGCAAGTTGGATGGACTGGCCATTCGGGTGCCGACGCCGAACGTGTCGCTGGTCGATCTCACTGTCGAAACCGAGAAGGATTGTGACGTAGCGTCCGTCAATGCCGCCTTCAAGAAGGCTGCGGATGGATCACTCAAGGGCATTCTCAAGTACTCTGAAGACCCCATCGTTTCGATCGATCAAAAAGGGGATGATCATTCGGCCACCGTCGATGCCCCGCTGACCAACGTCGTGGACAAGCGCCTCGTCAAAGTCACGGCTTGGTACGACAACGAGTGGGGTTATTCATGCCGAGTCCGCGACCTGGTCAAGGTGCTGGCTGGGAAATCCACCACTCACTGATGACCGCGTTGGAGATATGATCGGGCAGGCTTCAAACGAATATAGCTCGCTCACTGAATTCACCGCGTCATAGAACTCTCGGAGGAGCTACCCATGAATTTGCACAAAAAAACGATCGACGATGTGCAACTTCGTGGCAAGCGGGTCATCATCCGCGCCGATTTCAACGTCCCGCTCGATGAATCGCTCCAGATTACCGATGACACCCGCATTCGCTCAACTCTGCCGACGATCAATCGCGTCGTCGACGAAGGAGCGAAGGTCATTCTCTGCTCTCACCTCGGTCGCCCGAAGGGTGCCTTCGACCCCAAATACAGCCTGGCGCCTGTTGCAAAACGATTGGGACGACTGCTCGGAAAGGACGTGATCTTCGCTCCGGACTGTATCGGCCCGGCCGTCGAGAAACTGGTGGCCAAGATGAAGGACGGGGATGTGCTCCTTCTGGAAAATCTGCGTTTTCACGCCGGCGAGGAAAAAAATGATGATGGCTTTGCCAAGGCCCTTGCTTCACTGGGCGATGTCTTCATCAATGATGCCTTCGGGGCGGCCCACCGGGCCCATGCCTCGACCGTCGGTATCACCCACTATATAAAGGACGCGGCGGCCGGCGCGCTGCTCAAGAAGGAGATCGAGTATCTTGAAGGTGCTGTCGCCAATCCCGTTCGGCCGTTTGCCGCTATCCTCGGGGGAGCCAAGGTCTCGGGGAAAATCGGCGTCATCGAAAACCTGGGAAAGAAAGTCGATAAAGTGATCATCGGCGGCGGTATGGCGTTTACGTTCTTGAAAGCGAAAGGCATGGAGATCGGCAATTCACTCTGCGAAATGGACATGTTGGATTTTGCCAGAGGCATCGAAGACCATGCCCTCTCACGCGGAGTCAAATTCTATTTGCCGGTCGATTGCGTCGTCGCGGCCAGCCGAGAGGTGGGCGCTGAAACCAAGATTGTTCCGGTACAGGAAATTCCCAAGGGTTGGTATGCCCTCGATATCGGACCGGCCTCCGTCAAACTGTTCAATGAGGCGGTCCAAAATGCAAAAACCATCCTGTGGAACGGACCGATGGGTGTGTTTGAAATCGACGCCTACGCCAGAGGCACCTTGGCCATGGCCCACGCAATCGCCGACGCCTACGCGCTCACGATCGTCGGCGGCGGTGAGACCTCATTGGCCGTTCATCGGGCCGGTGAATCTGAAAACATATCGTTCATCTCGACCGGGGGCGGCGCGGCCCTTGAATTACTGGAAGGCAAGACACTTCCCGGTCTCGCAGCGCTGCCTGATCGTCCAAACTGATCAAGATTCCTCAACGAAACCCAAGCTCCTGGAAGTACGGTGCGTACAGTCCTGATCGTCGGCAATTGGAAGATGAACAAGACCGCGTCTGAAGCGGTGACCTTCGTTCAGGAGCTGAGCCAACGTCTGCCTGATACCTCCACAGGCGTTGAACTTGTCGTCGCCCCCCCTTTTACTGCGCTGGAATCCGTTCGTATGGCGCTGGGCACCTCATCTCCGATTCAGCTCGGAGCGCAGGACATGTTTTGGGAGGACTATGGTGCCTACACAGGAGAAGTCTCCGCTCCGATGCTGAAAGACCTCGGTTGTCGCTACGTGATTCTGGGCCATTCGGAACGGCGAACACTCTTCGGCGAACAAAACGACAGTATCCAGAAGAAAATCCGAGCAGCGCTCAAACACGGTCTCCGTCCGATCCTCTGCATCGGGGAGTCGCTCACGCAGCGGGAGAACGGTTCGACCGACGACGTGGTCACGCAACAACTGCGCGAGAGCTTATCCGGCTTTAGCAGCGAGGCACTGACCGATGTCACAATCGCCTATGAACCGATATGGGCCATCGGTACGGGCAAGTCGGCAACGACCGAGCAAGTCGTCGCCGCCCACCGGACTATTCGACGAGTCCTTGCCGCGATAGCTTCTCCCGCGATCAGCCAATGCACGAGGATCCTCTATGGGGGGAGCGTCACGCCCGCGAATATTGAATCGCTCCTTGCTTCAGACCAAATCGACGGCGCACTCATCGGCGGCGCTTGTCTCCAAGTCGAGTCCTTTGCTACAATTGCCAGGGTCGCATCAGCCCCACGATCAATAGGAGTTTGAGATCACCCCATGCTGTATACGCTGATTGTTATCGTCCATGTCTTTATCTGCTTTCTGATGATCGGGGCAATTCTTCTCCAATCAGGGAAAGGAGCGGAGATCGGCGCCGCGTTCGGCGGATCCAGTCAGACGGTGTTCGGAAGCCGTGGCCCCGCCAATTTTTTGAGCAAGCTGACGGTCATTGTGGCGGCGGTGTTCATGGCGACGTCGCTCAGTCTGGCGATTTTAGCGAAGCAACGAAACGTCTCTTCGACCATCATCGATATGCAGTCCAAGAGCGCTCCAACAGCTCCAACAGCTCCACCGGCTGCCCCACCCACTCAATCTTCGGGGGATTCGCATCCTTCAGGAGAGACTCCCGCGGCCGGACATTGACCTGTTCTTCGTCAGGTCAGACCACGCCATAGTCACTTTCCATCCGTAAGCAAACGGATCACTTGCATCAGCGTTTTTGCGATGAGCGAATGTTGTGTGTCATATAGGTCAGAGGCCAGGCAGGGAATCCAGAGGCACAGCTCCCATTGAGAGAAGATTTTTATTGAGATCTGACCGGTGGGTATAGAGCGGCTTCCCCCAGTGAAGAACTTGACGACAAAGCGCTTCCGTCTTGCCGGCAGGTTCAGCATGGCTCACAAAAATGGCGGTCGCTAAGGCCGCGACAAGTTGGTTTCTTCGGTTTGCCAGCTCCTTTGCACGATTATCTGCAATGTCGCCGTCGCCTGATTTTTCACGGCTTATTCTTCACATATTCTTCCAACCGGCGTCCGACGCCGACAATTGTGAGCCCTACGACTTCCTTGGCCTGTTCGTCATATCGAACGACAACCCCTTCCCCGATATCAAGACCCACAGCGGCCTTCGGCTTGCCGAAGCTCAGGTAGAGCGTATCGGCGTCGTCATTGTAGTCCCAATCCAGAGGCACATCTTTTCGTTCGAACACCTTCACAGCTTCCATATGATCCTCCTCCAGACGGCTGGACGACTTGTGAAATACGCGGTTACCACAAAACCATCACCATCGCTCAATTCTCGATACATGACAGCACAAGCTTTCTGGGACAGCGGCGTTTTCGGATACGACTTTACCGCAATCAGCGTCTCGCTGTCCCCTTCTTGAACGTAGTCCGGCTGATTCACTGTTTCCAGAATGCGGTCTTGTTGATCTGCCATTTCAGGATGGCGTGCGGCCAACGTATCGAACAACGGCTCCGATGAACAGAGCAAGATGT
It encodes the following:
- a CDS encoding endonuclease MutS2, whose product is MNETLSEHAAQALEWPRLLDLLAQHAQSTIGAAQCRSLSLSSDLADARLRQQETTEMAGLLDGSDPMPTLSFPDIREQLTRSRKGGTLEAGELRDCAVVFALMAEVERYAESHKDETQALAHVLSPLHSTTRSLRGILRAIEGAIQSDGSMKDTASPDLRRLTHQAQELKQEMRQRLEQILHSKRYEEVLQESYFVQREGRYVVPVKADMRGRIPGIVHDVSASGATIFLEPRELVELNNSIKVADLGIEREVHRILRELSGLVASKAEDIDQGVGALAECDVIKARAEMSRRLKCNPVALNEDGRIMLKRARHPLLLIAKDQVVANDLHLDETIRVLVISGPNTGGKTVTLKIVGLFALMVRGGLHLPCTPDSEMALFIDLYADIGDAQDLSRDLSSFSAHMTHMIRILSERAARPTSNDCSAPRSLVLLDEPVTSTDPQEGAALAEALLCRLAELNMKVVATTHYGALKELAQTTSGFANASVEFDVEQLAPTYRLFIGIPGGSSALEIAGRLGMDESILGEARKRLHRDGQRLDELMADLQRKQRQLIEDTEKAQRARQEAEQAAREAQVLRAQLQETEQEARRGLKKKIGEQFQRARAEVQATVDSLKREQKLIKAKETKQRLHELETQTRQELAPAGKSIPLEQLGIGDTVEIAGLGMTGSLLETPQGKKRVRVKVGEGEVLATVSNLVGLAGESASEVSAAPSENARRFPTGGGLGLDEQTVVDVRGQAADEALDQVVAALDRATLHGAPYLRIIHGHGTGRLKSVLREYLKESPYVAEFRPGDRAEGGDGVTVAKLQQT
- the gap gene encoding type I glyceraldehyde-3-phosphate dehydrogenase is translated as MSIRVGINGFGRIGRNVLRASMGDKDLQIVAVNDLTDAKTLAYLLKYDSVHGTLPASVEAKEDHILVDGKPIKVLAIKDPKELPWKALNIDVVIESTGRFTDREAAGKHLSAGAKHVIISAPAKDPDVTIVLGVNDDKFDPKSHHIVSNASCTTNCLAPVAKVLLETFGIKHGIMTTIHSYTNDQQLLDLPHKDLRRARAAGMSMIPTSTGAAKALHLVIPELKGKLDGLAIRVPTPNVSLVDLTVETEKDCDVASVNAAFKKAADGSLKGILKYSEDPIVSIDQKGDDHSATVDAPLTNVVDKRLVKVTAWYDNEWGYSCRVRDLVKVLAGKSTTH
- a CDS encoding phosphoglycerate kinase; this translates as MNLHKKTIDDVQLRGKRVIIRADFNVPLDESLQITDDTRIRSTLPTINRVVDEGAKVILCSHLGRPKGAFDPKYSLAPVAKRLGRLLGKDVIFAPDCIGPAVEKLVAKMKDGDVLLLENLRFHAGEEKNDDGFAKALASLGDVFINDAFGAAHRAHASTVGITHYIKDAAAGALLKKEIEYLEGAVANPVRPFAAILGGAKVSGKIGVIENLGKKVDKVIIGGGMAFTFLKAKGMEIGNSLCEMDMLDFARGIEDHALSRGVKFYLPVDCVVAASREVGAETKIVPVQEIPKGWYALDIGPASVKLFNEAVQNAKTILWNGPMGVFEIDAYARGTLAMAHAIADAYALTIVGGGETSLAVHRAGESENISFISTGGGAALELLEGKTLPGLAALPDRPN
- the tpiA gene encoding triose-phosphate isomerase; the encoded protein is MRTVLIVGNWKMNKTASEAVTFVQELSQRLPDTSTGVELVVAPPFTALESVRMALGTSSPIQLGAQDMFWEDYGAYTGEVSAPMLKDLGCRYVILGHSERRTLFGEQNDSIQKKIRAALKHGLRPILCIGESLTQRENGSTDDVVTQQLRESLSGFSSEALTDVTIAYEPIWAIGTGKSATTEQVVAAHRTIRRVLAAIASPAISQCTRILYGGSVTPANIESLLASDQIDGALIGGACLQVESFATIARVASAPRSIGV
- the secG gene encoding preprotein translocase subunit SecG, which codes for MLYTLIVIVHVFICFLMIGAILLQSGKGAEIGAAFGGSSQTVFGSRGPANFLSKLTVIVAAVFMATSLSLAILAKQRNVSSTIIDMQSKSAPTAPTAPPAAPPTQSSGDSHPSGETPAAGH
- a CDS encoding DUF2283 domain-containing protein, translating into MEAVKVFERKDVPLDWDYNDDADTLYLSFGKPKAAVGLDIGEGVVVRYDEQAKEVVGLTIVGVGRRLEEYVKNKP